The following are encoded together in the Brassica napus cultivar Da-Ae chromosome A9, Da-Ae, whole genome shotgun sequence genome:
- the BNACNNG01140D gene encoding uncharacterized protein BNACNNG01140D yields the protein MATAILSSRNTLNHRFDHEPLIHRNSNPRRHSNAAPRRLKRSPTATQSKTLVASPAANTNLVMGQVKILKRGETLSSFLNSCAYEDDKKRHRLKITDVASTNRIRPEPNTVQKQIGAFKKSEILSVDYAGSCNSVSPPPTSLPIPCFLENTKN from the coding sequence ATGGCCACTGCGATTCTCTCTTCTCGGAACACTTTAAACCATCGATTCGATCACGAACCCTTAATCCACCGTAACTCTAATCCTCGCCGTCACTCGAACGCTGCTCCTCGCCGACTCAAGCGTTCCCCCACGGCCACTCAGTCTAAGACGCTAGTTGCATCCCCGGCGGCTAACACCAATCTCGTCATGGGTCAAGTCAAGATCCTCAAACGCGGCGAGACACTGAGCTCGTTTCTTAATAGCTGCGCCTATGAAGACGATAAAAAACGACATCGTTTGAAGATAACTGACGTAGCGTCGACTAACAGAATCAGACCTGAACCAAATACTGTGCAGAAGCAGATCGGAGCTTTCAAAAAATCGGAGATCCTCTCCGTAGATTACGCCGGCTCTTGTAACTCAGTTTCTCCGCCTCCAACCTCTCTTCCTATTCCATGTTTCTTGGAGAATACGAAGAACTAA
- the LOC106426671 gene encoding sugar transport protein 7, producing MAGGSFGPTGVAKERAEQYQGKVTSYVIIACLVAAIGGAIFGYDIGVSGGVTSMDEFLEEFFKTVYDKKKQAHESNYCKYDDQGLAAFTSSLYLAGLVSTLAASPITRNYGRRASIVCGGISFLVGAALNAGAVNLPMLLAGRILLGVGIGFGNQAVPLYLSEVAPTHLRGGLNMMFQLATTLGIFTANMVNYGTQQLKPWGWRLSLGLAAFPALLMTLGGYLLPETPNSLVERGLTERGRRVLEKLRGTQNVDAELQDMVDASELANSIKHPFRNILQKQHRPQLVMAVCMPMFQILTGINSILFYAPVLFQTMGFGGNASLYSSALTGAVLVLSTLISIALVDKLGRRALLISGGVQMIICQAIVSVILGLKFGDDQELSKGYSIVVVIFICLFVVAFGWSWGPLGWTIPSEIFPLEIRSAGQSITVAVNLLFTFVIAQAFLSMLCAFKFGIFLFFAGWVLVMTVFVYFLLPETKGVPIEEMTLLWKRHWFWKKVLPEAESNNSSV from the exons atggCAGGAGGGTCGTTTGGTCCGACCGGTGTAGCTAAGGAAAGAGCAGAACAATACCAAGGGAAAGTCACTAGCTATGTCATCATCGCTTGCCTTGTTGCTGCTATTGGTGGAGCCATCTTTGGTTATGACATTGGAGTCTCAG GAGGAGTCACATCAATGGATGAGTTCCTTGAGGAGTTTTTCAAAACGGTTTATGATAAGAAGAAGCAAGCTCACGAGagtaattattgtaaatatgaTGATCAAGGATTAGCTGCTTTCACTTCTTCACTCTACTTGGCTGGTTTGGTTTCCACTCTGGCCGCTTCACCGATTACAAGAAACTATGGAAGGCGTGCGAGTATTGTCTGTGGTGGGATTAGCTTTCTTGTTGGAGCTGCTTTGAATGCTGGTGCTGTGAACTTACCAATGCTTCTTGCGGGAAGAATCTTGCTCGGTGTTGGCATTGGATTTGGGAATCAG GCGGTTCCTTTGTACTTATCAGAAGTGGCACCAACTCATCTCCGAGGTGGTTTAAACATGATGTTCCAGTTAGCTACAACTCTTGGAATCTTCACAGCCAACATGGTCAACTACGGTACACAACAGCTCAAGCCCTGGGGATGGAGACTCTCTCTAGGTCTAGCCGCATTTCCAGCTCTGCTCATGACGCTAGGCGGCTATCTCCTACCTGAGACACCAAACAGTTTAGTCGAAAGAGGGTTAACAGAAAGAGGAAGACGAGTTCTAGAGAAGCTAAGAGGAACTCAAAACGTAGACGCCGAGCTACAAGACATGGTGGACGCAAGCGAGCTAGCCAACTCCATCAAACACCCGTTCAGAAACATCCTCCAGAAACAGCATAGGCCTCAGCTAGTCATGGCCGTTTGCATGCCGATGTTTCAGATCCTCACGGGGATAAACTCGATCCTCTTCTACGCGCCTGTCCTGTTCCAGACGATGGGGTTCGGAGGAAACGCGTCTCTCTACTCATCAGCGTTGACTGGAGCCGTTCTTGTCTTATCAACGTTGATCTCCATAGCGCTGGTGGATAAGCTAGGACGGCGAGCACTTCTCATCAGCGGAGGGGTGCAGATGATAATATGCCAAGCTATAGTCTCAGTGATCTTAGGCCTCAAATTTGGAGACGACCAAGAGCTGTCTAAAGGGTATTCGATAGTGGTAGTCATCTTCATTTGTCTCTTTGTTGTAGCGTTTGGATGGTCGTGGGGACCTTTAGGGTGGACCATACCGAGCGAGATCTTCCCGCTGGAGATTCGCTCGGCGGGTCAGAGTATCACTGTCGCTGTGAATCTTTTATTTACTTTCGTGATAGCGCAAGCTTTCTTGTCTATGCTCTGTGCGTTTAAGTTTGGGATCTTTTTGTTTTTCGCTGGATGGGTGTTGGTGATGActgtttttgtttactttttgtTGCCTGAGACCAAAGGAGTGCCTATTGAGGAGATGACACTCTTGTGGAAAAGGCATTGGTTTTGGAAAAAAGTGTTGCCTGAAGCTGAGAGTAACAATAGTTCTGTATGA
- the LOC106426657 gene encoding DNA replication licensing factor MCM7 has product MKEHDFEADKAVAKEFLANFTDANGRSKYLEILQEVANRKVRAIQIDLQDLINDKGFDDFHEFIGRLTENTRRYVSIFSSAIDELLPEPTEAFPDDDHDILMTQRADEGADNADVSDPRQQIPSEIKRFYEVYFKAPSKGRPSTIREVKASHIGQLVRIAGIVTRCSDVKPLMAVAVYTCEDCGHEIYQEVTSRVFMPLFKCPSSRCRVNGKSGNPILQLRASKFLKFQEAKMQELAEHVPKGHIPRSMTVHLRGELTRKVAPGDVVEFSGIFLPIPYTGFKALRAGLVADTYLEATAVTHFKKKYEEYEFQKDEEEQIARLAEDGDIYNKLSRSLAPEIYGHEDIKKALLLLLVGAPHRQLKDGMKIRGDVHICLMGDPGVAKSQLLKHIINVAPRGVYTTGKGSSGVGLTAAVMRDQVTNEMVLEGGALVLADMGICAIDEFDKMDESDRTAIHEVMEQQTVSIAKAGITTSLNARTAVLAAANPAWGRYDLRRTPAENINLPPALLSRFDLLWLILDRADMDSDLELAKHVLHVHQTHESPALGFEPLEPNILRAYISAARRLSPYVPAELEEYIATAYSSIRQEEAKSNTPHSYTTVRTLLSILRISAALARLRFSESVAQSDVDEALRLMQMSKISLYADDRQKAGLDAISDTYSIIRDEAARSNKTHVSYANALNWISRKGYSEAQLKECLEEYAALNVWQIDPNTFDIRFI; this is encoded by the exons ATGAAAGAGCATGATTTCGAAGCTGATAAAG CGGTTGCGAAGGAGTTTCTCGCGAACTTCACCGACGCTAATGGCAGATCTAAGTACTTGGAGATCCTC caagaagTTGCGAATCGTAAGGTTCGAGCAATTCAGATCGATCTTCAGGACTTAATCAAT GACAAGGGGTTTGATGATTTTCATGAGTTTATCGGACGTTTGACTGAGAACACTCGCAGATACGTTTCAATTTTCTCCTCTGCTATTGACGAGCTTCTACCTGAACCCACGGAAGCGTTTCCAGACGATGATCATGACATTCTCATGACACAGAGAGCCGATGAAGGGGCTGATAATGCTGATGTTTCAGATCCGCGGCAGCAGATCCCTTCAGAGATCAAAAGATTTTA CGAGGTTTATTTTAAAGCTCCTTCAAAGGGAAGGCCATCTACCATCAGGGAGGTGAAGGCTTCACACATTGGGCAGCTTGTCAGGATAGCTGGTATTGTGACGCGTTGCTCAGATGTCAAGCCTCTGATGGCAGTTGCTGTGTACACTTGTGAAGACTGTGGTCATGAAATCTACCAG GAAGTTACATCTAGAGTCTTCATGCCTTTGTTTAAGTGCCCTTCAAGCCGCTGTCGCGTTAACGGCAAATCTGGAAATCCTATCCTCCAGCTCAGAGCATCAAAGTTTCTAAAGTTTCAGGAG GCTAAGATGCAAGAGTTGGCTGAGCACGTACCTAAAGGGCATATCCCTCGGTCAATGACTGTTCATCTAAGAGGAGAGCTGACAAGAAAG GTAGCACCTGGTGACGTTGttgaattctcagggatttttCTTCCCATCCCTTACACTGGGTTTAAGGCACTTAGAGCTGGTCTAGTAGCAGACACGTATCTGGAAGCAACAGCTGTTACTCATTTCAAGAAGAAATACGAGGA ATATGAGTTCCAGAAAGATGAGGAAGAACAGATTGCACGTTTGGCTGAGGATGGTGACATTTACAACAAGCTATCTCGATCTCTGGCCCCTGAGATTTATGGACATGAAGATATCAAAAAAGCTCTGCTCCTTCTCCTTGTGGGTGCTCCTCATAGGCAGTTAAAGGATGGGATGAAG ATCAGAGGAGATGTGCATATATGTCTGATGGGTGATCCCGGAGTTGCCAAAAGTCAGCTTCTCAAGCACATCATAAACGTTGCTCCAAGGGGAGTCTACACAACGGGAAAAGGTAGCAGTGGAGTTGGTCTCACCGCAGCTGTTATGAGAGATCAAGTAACAAATGAGATGGTTCTTGAAGGAGGAGCACTG GTTCTGGCTGACATGGGAATCTGTGCAATCGATGAGTTTGATAAGATGGATGAATCGGATCGTACTGCAATTCATGAGGTCATGGAGCAGCAAACTGTAAGCATTGCTAAAGCTGGGATCACCACGTCACTGAACGCTAGAACAGCTGTTCTTGCTGCTGCCAATCCTGCCTG GGGTAGATATGATTTGCGAAGAACACCAGCTGAAAACATAAACCTTCCACCAGCGCTTCTCTCAAGATTCGATCTTCTCTGGTTGATCTTAGACCGAGCTGACATGGACAGCGACCTCGAACTAGCTAAGCACGTGCTTCACGTGCACCAGACACATGAATCTCCCGCCCTTGGCTTTGAGCCGCTGGAGCCTAACATTCTCCG TGCATACATCTCAGCTGCAAGGAGATTATCACCATACGTTCCAGCGGAGCTAGAGGAGTACATAGCAACAGCTTACTCAAGCATCAGGCAAGAGGAAGCGAAATCAAACACTCCTCATTCTTACACAACAGTGAGGACTCTCCTCAGCATCCTGCGCATATCCGCTGCACTAGCGAGGCTGAGATTCTCAGAGTCGGTGGCACAGAGTGACGTGGATGAGGCGCTTAGGCTGATGCAGATGTCGAAGATATCGTTGTATGCGGATGATAGGCAGAAAGCAGGACTGGATGCAATATCGGATACGTACTCTATCATTAGAGACGAAGCTGCGAGGTCGAACAAGACTCATGTGAGCTACGCAAATGCGCTTAACTGGATCTCCAGAAAG GGATACAGTGAGGCTCAGCTAAAGGAGTGTTTAGAGGAGTATGCAGCTTTGAATGTTTGGCAGATTGATCCCAACACCTTTGACATCCGTTTTATCTAA
- the LOC106435593 gene encoding E3 ubiquitin-protein ligase MARCHF8, translating to MGEVVIIIDETKSSKQRISRCRICHEEEAESFFEVPCACSGTVKFAHRDCIQRWCNEKGNTTCEICLQVYRHGYTAIPKPTKMIEEEEVTIGEGGGGRRRRRRLVSITEPDFTQSNSVATFFRSLTFTLAVLLLMKHTFDVIYGTEEYPFTVFTVLTLKAIGILLPMFIIIQTISAIQKTIRRRQQYPDSEEDTLSSSDDDEDELDDDEEQQQHLA from the exons ATGGGAGAAGTGGTGATAATCATTGATGAGACGAAGAGTTCGAAACAGAGAATATCGCGTTGCAGAATCtgtcatgaagaagaagcagagagtTTCTTCGAAGTTCCTTGTGCTTGCTCAGGAACCGTTAAGTTTGCACATAGAGATTGCATACAACGTTGGTGTAATGAGAAAGGAAACACCACTTGTGAAATCTGTCTtcag GTGTACAGACATGGATATACAGCAATTCCAAAACCAACCAAGatgatcgaagaagaagaagtcacgATCGG AGAAggtggaggaggaagaagaagaagaagaagattagtGTCTATAACCGAACCAGACTTTACTCAGTCTAACTCTGTTGCTACTTTCTTCAGATCATTAACTTTCACT CTAGCAGTGTTGTTATTGATGAAACATACATTCGATGTGATTTATGGAACGGAGGAGTATCCATTCACTGTATTCACG GTACTAACATTAAAAGCCATTGGAATTTTATTGCCAATGTTCATTATcattcaaacaatctcagctaTTCAGAAAACTATCCGTCGTCGACAGCAATATCCT GATTCTGAGGAAGATACGTTGAGCTCCTCTGACGACGACGAAGATGAGTTGGACGATGATGAAGAGCAACAACAACATTTGGCATAA